The window ATATTGAGTGCAATTGGCGAAGATGTATCACGGGAGGGCTTATTAAAAACACCCAAGAGAGTCATTGAAACAATAGAATTTCTGACTAGCGGCTATAAGGAAGATCCTAAAAAAGCTCTTGAAGGCGCAGGTTTCACTGAAGATTATGAAGAAATGATTTTATTGAAAGGAATAGATATATTTAGTCTTTGCGAACATCATCTTCTTCCCTTTTATGGCAAGTGCCATGTTGCCTATATACCAAGGAAGAAACTTGTGGGACTCAACAAGTTGGCGCGAGTCGTAGAAATTTATTCGAAACGGCTTCAAATACAAGAACGTTTGACAAATCAGATTGCGCAGACAATTAACGAGGAATTGAATCCCTTAGGCGTCGCCGTTGTTATTGAAGCAAAACATCTATGTATGATGATGGGAGGCGCACAAGAGCACGATGCAAGGGTTGTTACGAGCTCGATTCTCGGTGCATTCAGAAGGCCTGAAACAAGAGCGGAGTTTATGAATCTAATTAGTTAGAAGGAAATAAAAGGTTAGATACGAGAGTTTTTTAATCCCTCATAGAACTATAATGTCTTGATATCTTTCAGTAAATCCATTTAAAATATCCTTTGAGGAGAAAAAACCATATGCCTGTGAAGAATGATGAATGGATAAAAAGAATGTCCCTCGAAAGAGGGATGATAGAACCCTTTTGCGAAAAACTTTCAAGCAATGGAGTAATATCTTACGGATTGTCTTCTTATGGATATGATATACGGCTTTTTAATGAATTTAAGGTCATCAATGATACAGGGAAAATGGAAACAGTAGATCCGAAAGATTCCAAAAGATATGATTTTGAAACCATAAAAACAGATGTATTTGAGATAAAACCGGGTCAAACAGTCCTTGGCCGTTCCCTTGAATATTTTAGAATTCCCCGTAATGTTATTGTTCTGTGTTTTGGCAAGTCCACATATGCAAGATGTGGGATATTGGTAAATATTACTCCCCTTGAACCGGAATGGGAAGGATATATAACGATAGCAATTTCGAATATCTCGTTGAATAGAGTGAAGCTTTATGCATTGGAAGGAATTTCTCAGATAGTTTTTATTGAAAGCGATGAAACCTGTCTTGTTTCCTATGCTGATAGAAAGGGGAAATATCAAGCCCAAAAAGAGATAACATCAGCAAAAGTATAACCTCCCATCAAAAGGATGAAAAGAAAACTCAACACAATTCAGATTATCCCAAGGGCAGGATGCCACAGCGGTGGGACACTTCAAGCATATCAGCTTGCAAAAGGACTTTATGAGAGAGGCCATGATTCTCTCCTGATTATTCGCCCCGGAAAGCAATCAATAAAGAAAGCTGAAGAGTTTGGTATCCCATATGAGGCGATTCCAATGAAGAATGAATTCGATCTGAAATCTGTATTTAAACTCAGAGCGATTATCAAAAAATTCAAACCTGATGTTATTCACGCCCACAAGGGACTTGCCCTTTCATTGTCCCTTGCCGCCCTTGTGGGAAACAGGAAAACAGTGCTAGTGGCAAACAGAGGGGTAATGTTTCCTCTCGATATATTTAACAGTATAAAATACCGCCTTTCGCGTCTTGATGGAGTTGTGGCAGTTTCCAATGTCGTAAGGGAAATAATGATTAAAAGTTCAGGGATTCAAGCGGATAAAGTGCGTGTAATCTATGGAGGTACAGACCTTGAAAGATTCGATTATAGAATATCACCAACGAAGATCAGAAATGAGTTTAATGTGAGGGATAGTTATCCTCTCGTTGGAATCATTGCAAATATAAGAAGATGGAAGGGGCATATCTATTTCGTTGAGGCAGCAAAAAAGGTAGTGGAAAAGTTTCCAAAAGCGCTTTTTTTCATTGTTGGAAGATACAATGAGGAAAGAGAAACCTTCAAACAATTGAATAGAAGAATAGATGAGCTTGGCATTGGAGATAAACTAATCTTTACAGGGTTTAGGGAGGATGTGCCTGAAATCATTTCAGCTATGGACATTACAGTAAATGCTTCATATGATGGAGAGGGTCTTACAGGTACAATAAGGGAATCTTTTGCTATGAAAACACCTGTTGTTGCAACAAAGATTGCAGGGAATCCTGAACTAGTCATTGACGGGAAAACAGGAATCCTTGTACCTCCAAAAGATTCTTCAGCCCTTGCTGAAGGCATAATTAAAATTGCAGACAATTGCGAACTTTTGAGAGAAATGGGAGAAAATGCCTACCAGCTTATTTTAGAGAAGTTTTCCTTGGAGAGCAGAATCAAGGCAATTGAAGAATTTTACTATGAGCTTTTAGAAAAAAGGCAGGCGATTTGAAGAATTCGAAGAAAGTCAATT is drawn from Candidatus Schekmanbacteria bacterium and contains these coding sequences:
- the folE gene encoding GTP cyclohydrolase I FolE, translated to MERVEKYVKEILSAIGEDVSREGLLKTPKRVIETIEFLTSGYKEDPKKALEGAGFTEDYEEMILLKGIDIFSLCEHHLLPFYGKCHVAYIPRKKLVGLNKLARVVEIYSKRLQIQERLTNQIAQTINEELNPLGVAVVIEAKHLCMMMGGAQEHDARVVTSSILGAFRRPETRAEFMNLIS
- a CDS encoding dCTP deaminase, with amino-acid sequence MPVKNDEWIKRMSLERGMIEPFCEKLSSNGVISYGLSSYGYDIRLFNEFKVINDTGKMETVDPKDSKRYDFETIKTDVFEIKPGQTVLGRSLEYFRIPRNVIVLCFGKSTYARCGILVNITPLEPEWEGYITIAISNISLNRVKLYALEGISQIVFIESDETCLVSYADRKGKYQAQKEITSAKV
- a CDS encoding glycosyltransferase family 1 protein: MKRKLNTIQIIPRAGCHSGGTLQAYQLAKGLYERGHDSLLIIRPGKQSIKKAEEFGIPYEAIPMKNEFDLKSVFKLRAIIKKFKPDVIHAHKGLALSLSLAALVGNRKTVLVANRGVMFPLDIFNSIKYRLSRLDGVVAVSNVVREIMIKSSGIQADKVRVIYGGTDLERFDYRISPTKIRNEFNVRDSYPLVGIIANIRRWKGHIYFVEAAKKVVEKFPKALFFIVGRYNEERETFKQLNRRIDELGIGDKLIFTGFREDVPEIISAMDITVNASYDGEGLTGTIRESFAMKTPVVATKIAGNPELVIDGKTGILVPPKDSSALAEGIIKIADNCELLREMGENAYQLILEKFSLESRIKAIEEFYYELLEKRQAI